In a single window of the Arachis hypogaea cultivar Tifrunner chromosome 6, arahy.Tifrunner.gnm2.J5K5, whole genome shotgun sequence genome:
- the LOC112805635 gene encoding momilactone A synthase-like, which yields MAPVAKRLEGKVAIITGGAGAIGATTAKLFLPHGAKVIIADVQDELGISLCKSLITKDGAANNNNNIDYVHCDVTSEQDVKNAVDLAVSKYGHIDIMYNNAGTAGDNIKRPMENSTVEDFKRIFDVNVLGAFLGAKHAARVMVKAQRGGVILFTTSITSVIGGQAKPAYSASKHALVGLMKDLCVELGQHGIRANCIAPGGIATPMLNGWLKMEREGTEEILQSVGVLKGGVVKEEDVAEAAVYLSSDEGRFISGVNLVLDGGYSSTNGSFAMIANVLKNIQTTNFIDA from the exons ATGGCTCCAGTTGCTAAAAG GTTAGAGGGTAAGGTGGCAATAATCACAGGAGGTGCCGGGGCCATTGGTGCAACCACCGCAAAACTATTCCTTCCACACGGAGCTAAGGTGATCATCGCAGATGTCCAAGACGAACTGGGTATCTCTCTCTGCAAATCCCTCATCACCAAAGACGGTGCcgctaataacaacaacaacatcgaCTACGTTCACTGTGACGTGACCTCCGAACAAGACGTCAAAAACGCGGTCGATTTGGCTGTTTCCAAATACGGCCACATTGACATCATGTATAACAATGCCGGCACCGCCGGTGACAATATCAAGCGCCCGATGGAGAACTCCACCGTCGAAGACTTCAAGAGAATCTTCGATGTCAACGTCTTAGGGGCTTTCTTGGGCGCCAAGCATGCCGCGAGGGTCATGGTGAAGGCACAGAGGGGAGGCGTTATCCTCTTCACGACGAGCATTACTTCTGTGATCGGAGGCCAGGCAAAACCGGCTTACAGCGCATCGAAGCACGCCTTGGTGGGGCTGATGAAAGATCTTTGCGTGGAACTTGGGCAGCATGGGATTAGAGCGAATTGCATTGCTCCGGGGGGGATTGCGACGCCAATGCTGAACGGTTGGTTGAAGATGGAGAGGGAGGGGACAGAGGAGATCCTGCAGTCGGTGGGGGTGCTGAAAGGTGGAGTGGTTAAGGAGGAGGACGTGGCAGAGGCGGCGGTTTATTTGAGCAGCGACGAGGGGAGGTTCATAAGTGGAGTTAACCTTGTGTTGGATGGGGGTTATAGCTCAACCAATGGCTCATTCGCTATGATAGCGAACGTTCTCAAAAACATCCAAACCACCAATTTCATTGATGCCTAA
- the LOC112696739 gene encoding secoisolariciresinol dehydrogenase, which produces MVGPSTSAINRRLEGKVALITGGASGIGKRTAEIFAEHGAKVVIADVQDELGHAVVQSIGPSTCTFVHCDVTDEDQIKRAVNTAVEAYGKLDIMFNNAGIADPNKARIIDNHKADFERVLSVNVTGVFLGIKHASQPMIKAGGGSIISMASVSSYVGGAASHAYCCAKHAVVGLTKNAAVELGQFGIRVNCLSPYALATPLATKFVGVNDEELENVMNSLANLKGVTLKTDDVANAALYFASDDSRYVSGQNLLVDGGFSIVNPSFHMFQYPQDT; this is translated from the exons ATGGTAGGACCATCCACCTCTGCAATAAACAGAAG GCTTGAAGGAAAAGTGGCATTAATAACTGGAGGAGCAAGCGGAATAGGCAAACGCACGGCGGAAATATTCGCAGAGCACGGAGCCAAAGTAGTCATTGCAGATGTCCAAGACGAACTGGGCCACGCGGTTGTCCAATCCATAGGACCATCCACATGCACCTTCGTCCACTGCGACGTCACCGACGAGGACCAAATCAAGCGCGCCGTCAACACCGCCGTCGAAGCATACGGCAAGCTAGACATCATGTTCAACAACGCCGGCATAGCAGACCCCAACAAGGCCCGAATAATCGACAACCACAAGGCCGATTTCGAGCGCGTCCTCAGCGTCAACGTAACCGGAGTTTTCTTGGGGATCAAGCATGCCTCGCAGCCCATGATCAAGGCCGGAGGCGGCAGCATAATCTCCATGGCTAGCGTCAGCTCGTACGTGGGCGGCGCCGCCTCCCACGCCTACTGCTGTGCTAAGCACGCGGTGGTTGGGCTGACCAAGAATGCGGCGGTGGAGCTCGGACAGTTTGGGATCAGAGTGAATTGCTTGTCGCCTTACGCTCTTGCGACTCCTTTGGCTACCAAGTTCGTCGGGGTGAACGATGAGGAGCTTGAGAATGTGATGAACTCGCTCGCGAATCTTAAAGGTGTTACCCTTAAAACTGATGACGTGGCCAATGCTGCGCTTTATTTTGCTAGCGATGATTCCAGGTATGTCAGTGGACAGAACTTGCTAGTTGACGGTGGCTTCAGCATTGTTAACCCCTCCTTTCACATGTTTCAGTATCCACAAGACActtag